The stretch of DNA ACAGCTAAGCTGACTCATATGGGGTTTACCTAGAGTATGATTGGCGATCGCCTCCAATATTTCCAGATCTTCGATCCCAAAAGTCTCTCTTGCTACTATAGCGCTGACATCCGCATGAAGTAAATGAGGATTGCTAATATCGACTTCATTTAACTGCATTCCCTCTTTTTGCGCCATTTGCAGCAGCTTTTCTGGTTTAAAGTACTTAGCCAGATCGTGCATTAAACCAGCTTGAGCCGCTTTAGTCGCGTCTAGTTGGTAATGATAAGCTAACTCTTGAGCCATCTGTTCAACGCCTAAGATATGCTTAACCCTAGAAGTTGGGACATTTTGGGCCAACCAAGATAATACCTGTTCCCGCAAAGTTATTACTGCTGAATCGGAAATATTTGACTGCTGCAATTTAAACTACAAAATGTTAATAAAATTTTGACCTAGATTGTTCAATTTTAACTTACGGTTAGAGATGGCTACCACTACCGCAAGCTTGAAAGTAGAGTAGTCGTTACAATCGAGGCAACGGATCTAAAGATATTGGCAGATATTGGCGATCGAGGTTCAATCTAGATG from Merismopedia glauca CCAP 1448/3 encodes:
- the yqeK gene encoding bis(5'-nucleosyl)-tetraphosphatase (symmetrical) YqeK is translated as MQQSNISDSAVITLREQVLSWLAQNVPTSRVKHILGVEQMAQELAYHYQLDATKAAQAGLMHDLAKYFKPEKLLQMAQKEGMQLNEVDISNPHLLHADVSAIVARETFGIEDLEILEAIANHTLGKPHMSQLSCIVFLADSLEPGRGDSPELEKLRKLSRENLHQAVWQSCDYSLKFLLSRRLLIHPRTIATRNWALEMSTNQT